The sequence below is a genomic window from Coffea arabica cultivar ET-39 chromosome 4c, Coffea Arabica ET-39 HiFi, whole genome shotgun sequence.
CAGATTTAAACATCGAATTTGCTTATCCAGAAACCTGTGGCGAATCTCCAGTTTGGAGGGTTGATAATTATGTTGACCCATCGGCTGATAGTTTTGTATCCATCGGTGGAGTTGTTGGAAATCCTGGTCCTGCGACTTTAGGCAGCtggttcaaaattcaaaaatttggctATGACTACAAGCTTGTTTATTGTCCCACAGTCTGCAGCTATTGTGATGTTATTTGCAAAGATGTTGGCATATTGTACCAGAATGGGGAAAGACGTTTGTTTCTGATCGATTATCCACTCAGGGTCGTATTCAAGCAGGCATGAAAATCATGAGATTCGAGATCAGTTGATTTTCTTGGATGTATTCTCTGTATTGCTGGTAATAAGGAAATCTCCCTGGAAAATGGGGGAAAACCATGTAATAAGGAAGAATTCTAAGTGCTTTTTTCTTAAGTACTAGTTTCGTAGCATATGTGTTAGTGTTACATATCGCATATCTCGTGCATGGTAACTCTTAGGGTTACTATCATTTTATCCTTTTAACATTATGAGTCATtatcaatttcttcttttaacgttattttttagtcactttacctcCAAAATTAACGGTCAAATTTAACgaagtttgttaattaaagtgaaaagacatgtttaacccataaagttattatcactttatccccgTAAACTATAGTCTTATTATCAACTTACTCCATAGAattattttttaggcaatttatccCACCATTTAACCAACTTattaagttaaaaaattttaaaagaaaatatccccctctttgtataataaaaataataaaaaatttggaataGCTCTTCacctttttagtatcaagaaaacaatcaaatgtattaatctctttcttcttgataattctattaatattaataaatagaAAGATAATtctattaatattaatattaataaatgtatcccccattgtttttttcttttttttgtaaaatctaattttttgatTCCATTTTAGAATCAGGAATAAGAGATGAAGTTAGCCTGCAGCACAAACCGTTGAGAGAGATTGAGAAATTAAACATCAAACACTAAAATATGTAGGGGTCAAATTTAGTTTAAAATTACTTCAAAAACAATAATGAAGCAATTCCAACCCACACCAAGGACCTCcacgcccccccccccccccccccccccccccccccccccccaaatccaaacaaacaaaaaaactaCCGGGggttccccaaaaaaaaaaaaaagaaaaagaaagaaagaaagagtaaaGCAGTAAGTTGTGAAGCCGAAAAACATGCACCAAGGACCAACTTCTTTGACTAAATGCAGCTCCTTGGGACGCGTTCCACAGTACTATTGGCTGAAGTATTAAGATTTGGACCAGTTTAAAAGATAGATTTGCATATTATTACTTAAATAATTACACAAGAATATTACTCCAATTGACTTTAGGCCAGCGAAGATGTTAATCCTGAGTACGTACTTGTGGCTGACCTgaagaaatataaaaaaaatgatccTGAAGGAGTTAAAACAGTAGTTAAAGCCCGCCCGTAGCTTTGTATTGTTTCTGAATCTACCTGTTTCTTTGACAAATTGGACAGAATTCATTagcttaaagcaataaaacgagTTAAATTCCGTCCAATCAAAACTGGAATGGAAGAAACTGTGTTCGGAAAATCAGTTTCAGGCAGCCCACAGCTCCATTGTCGTAGGTACAGTACATGCAACCTGAATTTTTTTTGAACAGGCAGTAGCTATATAAGCAGAAGGTAGGAGCCATTTTCTACATCATCAAACACTCAAATCATTACTTGTTAAGTGATAAGCTAAGAAGTGCTACTAATGATGAAGGCATCACTACTCTTTATCCTTTCATTCCTTGTCTTTTCCATTTCCGTTTCCACAAACTCCTCCTTTACTTCAGCTGCTGAAGCACCCGAGCCAGTGCGCGATGTAGCTGGAAAGATGCTGCGAACTGACCGCCACTACTACATATTACCAGCAGCCAATGTCTTTGACAAATTCAGAGGCGGAGGTCTTACACTATCCGGCATTGGCAAGAACACTTGCCCAGCGGCTGTGTTTCAAGAAACGTCTGAGCAAAAAAATGGCATCCCCTTGGCATTTTTGCCTGTGAACCCGAAAAAAGGTGTGGTTCGAGTCTCCACAGATTTAAACATCAAATTTGCTTATCCAGAAACCTGTGGCCAATCTCCAGTTTGGAGCATTGATAATTATGTTTATCCATCCGGTGACAGCTTTGTCAACATCGGTGGCGTTGTTGGAAATCCTGGTCCTAAGACTTTAAGCAGCTGGTTCaagattgaaaaatttggctatCAGGATTACAAGCTGGTTTATTGTCCCGCGGTATGCAGCTATTGTAGAGTTATTTGCAAAGATGTTGGCATAGAGTACCAGAATGGCAAAAGACGTTTGCATCTCACAACTGATTATCCACTCAGGGTCGTATTCAAGAAGGCATAAAGATGagatccttatactatataagaacgaGTTTAGAACTAGATTTCAACCGGGTGAGGCTATTTTGAGAATGTGAGAGTATTTGaaaagtaattggaacattgagTACAAGTCATTATAGCTTTAATTTCACTATAATTACTTTCATAACCTTTCAGACATTTAAGGTTCGGGGCAGGTTTGGTATGTTACAATGTTTAGTATCAAGTTGAGTATCAAGTACAACTGAATAAAGCTTGTATTTTGATAGAATTACATAAATGtccttttaatcatttattatactaACATCCAAGCCTTCCAATGTCCTGAAACCTTTCTCATCTGTTAAGGAATTAATTGGATGATTACATAATTGGatttttaattacaattaattaacttaattatTATCTGAACAATCATTATCATATTTATGTCCCCATGTTTAGCCAataccctttcttctttttcggtTTCCTTTAAATTGAGGTGAGTTCTTTGGGTTTGTCTTCTTcgattgtagtttttttttctgatgattgatttattcaaaaactcCATATAGTTTGCCTTTTGATACTTCTAATTCCAAAAACTGACTAATTGTATTGTTTTTCTTAGTAGATCCCAGAGATTCTGTCTCTGGTCAAAGTATAATTTGAGATAATGTTGTCACTTTCTAAAATAATCAGAAAAGCAATTTTATCATCTTTTCCTCCTCAGCCAaagtattatctctttatttaagtcaaataaccttatttctcatgaactttctcATATTATTCTTGACTCCAGGGATCTGTTAACTACATTCCAGCAGTTATGGTTCAAGTAGTTATTTTTCCATGTAATATGATTTGAAATTCAGCTtgtgtttattttaattgagaattttatgattgtaaaatttattagcttagaattttgtacttcattgaaactaaaaaagaaaattaatcatcTTACATAGTACTAAGATGTCATTTGcactctatttgctttccatgtTATGATCTCGTTCTTGTATTATACTGTTTATAtagtttcaaatacaaaaaatttgctTTTTTATACCATGTAAAAGAATTTGTAATGGAACTTGATGAGTTTAAATGCTTTAACTACAGcaccattttgattgcattgtattaattcatttacTCGTAATTGTATGTTGTACAATGATAAataatgtttcttgatttgattgaaGCAACTATTATCCATAGTTCAAACGAGTCAATTAAGTAGAGATGTTATATTGGATACTTATACAAGTAAACATTGAAAAATATCATTAAGCAGTTTCTACCTATAATTTGCAATTCGAATTCGTATGAGGAATTTCTTCTAATTTTACTtaccattttctacaatttcaaatttagagaatattatttgcaccaattttttataatcaagaTAGTTTCATTTAGATCTTTAACAATTATGCagatttgaacttatttatGAGATTATAAAGAAATGCCCCTAGCAAAAAACATCAAATCTGAAtagtttctacaaaattttgaaaaataccaCTTAAGTTTCTTATCTATCTATCATTTTTGGATATTATTATCTCTGTAAGAAACATGTGATTAAGTCGTATTATACCcaccaaattatataaatagttagtgaaaaataaaattattttagattagattggacgcaaaatgattgatggataaaCTTGACTTGATAATTCAGGTTGAGTTTAAGTCGAGGGAGAAATCAGAAGCATTGCTTGAGGGATCTTTCACGAATATATATAGATTTGAGAGATGAAGGGTCCAATTGatactttaaaatattttatcatCTTGGATAAGTTTTAGAAGAGACATTTGGAtacttttcaattgcacttcaaaCATTTTTACATTTTCAAACTACCTTTATCTTTGCAGTTGAAATTCAAACATAACCTTTGATCACAAcggattcttatatagtataatgATAAGGATGTTTTATTGCACATTATTTTTACTGACTCACTATGTAACTTAtcatttttctattaaaatcaCACGATAAAACATCAGACTTCAGTTCCTATActacaaaatattaaacaataattattaattatcttGAATCACAAGCACCAAATTCCCGCGCGTCGCGGGGGCTGTCCCTCCCTAGTTTTAGGTATAAAACACTGGTGATAAAGAAGCCTCCCtggaaaaatgggaaaaaccATGTAATAAGAAAGCATTCAAGTGCTTTTGTTGATGTATAAAATATGCAAGTAAACTATCTGAAGTTGCTTGCTCTTCCTTGTTTCTTAAATTCATAATAAGGCAATAATTGTAACTACAGAAAATgtccaaaattttgaattactcGGGTGCCTTTTAGAAATTAAATATATAGTGGGAAGCATTgaagcaaaaaaaagaaaagttggtTAGGAAACCCAGTAACTATCATCTTCCAACAGGTCATGGCCTCATGGGCCCATTCTTTATTCTTCGTAAGGTTGACAATATGGAATCAAGAAGggttaatttcagaaacctctcgtgaagtttctaacaatttcactggcATTCCTTGAGTTATGAAAAGTTATACTGATCTCCTTTAGTAGAATAAAAGACTCATTTGCTCACATCACTTAGCTTGAAATTACTCATATACCCCAACATATTATCTTAGATTAGAAATAGAATCTAAGAATTAAGTAATTAAGGCACAAATCAACTAATTAACAGAATTATCTGCTAACAGCATAAATAGTATTGTGGAAGATATAAAATGCTGCGAATTTGCTACACCAATTGGCTCAATTTTGTGATTGACTGGATTTGACATAACCAAATTTCAATCATATACAAGAAAGGCtcgggcaaaatgaaagaagcACAGAGGagagaaatagaaaaacaagtatgTTCTTAAGGATTTTTTCCCTTGGTTTAAAAACTAAAGAGATGGTCTTTTCATTAGAGTAATTTCGTGGAAGTGGTTGAGAAAAGTGgtagaagaaaaggaaaattagaaATTCTTTTCTATGCAAAATCACAAAAGGCAAGCCCTAAATCAGTTAAACAATCTCTACTATTTTTTAGTTTAATATTTAAAAGTTATAATCTTAGTTAAAAACCATAAGAGAGTTTGGCTCTGAGTAATCATGATCTTTTCAAACACCCTTTTTCTCCGAGTAGCTCCGAGtaatctactatccaaacaGCCTATTCTATTTCCAGAATAGCAAGAGAGTTTGGCTCTGAGTGATCATGATCCTTTCAAGGTTGCATTCAAGAAGGCGTGATGGATTGATCATTGAATGCGGAAAAACGGCATATGCACCCAAGAGATGTTGTCACAATTGATGCTTTGTGGTTTAGTTTTTGAGGTTTTTGAAGCATGATTTTGTTACTTTTACCTGGTTTTCTTGTCAAATAATATCTTGGGAAAATTATTGTACTATTCGGCCATTTcttatttagaaattaaaatGTAGTAGGAAGTATTGATTGAAGCTAAAAAAGTCGGTAGGAAATCCACTAACTATTCCATCTTAGCTTACAACAGTAAAAGGCATATATATTCGTTATCCTTCATAACGTTGACTTGCTACACAATTTGCTCTTGATACAATTATAACAAACCTTATTGGCTATTGCAACTTGCAAATGCATACCCAATTATGTCTAATTTGGgggatgaaaatttttaatatttaaaagtttgttttattttctgaGATTTAAATTTCTGCCATCAAGTGTAGCATGTCTGCTTAGGATGCTAGATTCTGGTGATGAAATTAACTGTGATTAATATCATCTCGCTATGAAAAAGGTGCTTTTGCAGAATTGAAAAGCTAGTTAATTTGCAACTCAAAAAGATAAAGTGGAATACCATTTGAAGAATTACATGACCTATAAATGCTCAAGTTACGcatccttttcttttggttgaCTTGACTCCTACCATGGGATATTtcgtcaaaaaatttttttttttttgttttcccggTACTTGTATGAATGAGGAATAAAGGAATGAAGGGCTTCTAAGAACTTTCTCTGTTTCAAAAGGCATTTATCCAACCCAATCCATACGGTGTTATGGCAACTATCGCAATTGCCCAGTCTTTCaactaagaattttttttgggataatttcagaaaccttccttGAGATTTCTGACAATTTTACTCAGCTTCTcccaattttaaaaaattatactgACCTTCATTGCTTTTACTATTTAAGTAACATTATAGACCCATTAGGCTAGAATTATACTTAAGTATCATAAAATACCCTTGTGCAATATCATaacatcaaaagaaagtgaaagaaGATTTAGTGatcaatttaaccaaaaaaaaagtaaccaaCACTTTTATCCAAATTTGCTATGCTTTCACGATAATTGTAAACCCAAAATCTCATCAACCGTTCAAGCAAACTCCAATTTAATTCCCAAATTCTATCAATTTTGGTATCActaaaattccaaattttaCCAAAATCGTATTCCAACTTAATCCCCAAATTCTATCAATTTTGGCATCATCAAAATCCCAAATTCTACCCGAATCACTTTACAAATAGACCATAACCACCACCAACAACTAAAATACCTTCAAAAGTTTCTTGCCCCAAATTAACACTATATTTTGTTTATTGGCTAATCTCACACCTCAAATTATGAATCCAACACCTATCGCATATCACCTTCCTTGAATAAAAGATCTAGCCAACCACTATTGATGTTTATACCAAAAGTAACCCCATACTCCAATGGCATTAGGAATAGAGAAACTAATCTTTATGACAAACCACCACCAATACTTGTAACTCaaacaaaaatcaaactaaATGATCTAGTGCGTAATAGACATAATAGCATAACTCAGAGTCATCCCTTTTTCTCTTCCAACCATAGcccatcaatttcattttttttctctctctcacaaCCATCTTCATCATCTCCGCTAATTTGaccatgaaattttcatttGCACCCTCAATTTataatttggaaattttgattctttaataGATGCAAATTATTATACGAGAAGAAATAAACAAGGAGGTTGATAGTTAAGTACTACGAAAAAAGAGAAATAGACAAGAAATAAACACTTCGGGTAGGTTTGTATGGTATTGTAGTTGATGAGTGGAAGAGACGGTGGGATTATCGGTAGGAAAGAGAGAATCATAAGAGGtagaaaaaaagggagggaaagagaaaagaaactgTAGTTAATTAAAGTAGGGTTGGAGATGATGACGAGTTATTGTAggtttttatattttcttttacttttggtttggtttttgTATCCCACATACGTAGTAAATTATCTATTAAGTAGAGGGTATTGTAGTCATTTTATTGAACcaagggaggttagtgtaattttctaaaattgggAAGAGCtaagtgaaattgttaaaaacctcaagggaggtttctgaaattatcccttttttataataaaatggAAGAATTTATTAATAACACTTATTCAACTAAGAATTTGAAAAGCCAAACATGCATTTCTCTATTATTCAAAGTAAACACGGGAGAAGTCAAGCACAAGCCAAGTATACGGTGAGAAACAAGCACGCGTCAACCAGCTGAAAAATAAAGATCACCGCAGATGACGGCCAAACAGAGAATTCACATAATATGATGAAGAAAGAGATTGTCTATCCTAAATTGGCTCAGTTTGTACTTTGAGCAAAGGCAAACCTTGCTTCCGTATATTCTTTATGCAAGCTCATAAGCCAGAACAACCAGCTTAAGTCAAGCAATGATGGTTGTAGAGCAGAGATTATGTTTTGCCTTTTTTTCTTGCTAGTCTGCTTCTGTCGTCCTCATCATCTCTGAATGATCCGAAAAAGAAATTATATTGCAACTGCCCATCTTCCCGCTTCGTGGGTTAACCATGCCTCTGGGGCCGTGTTGCTCATTGGCACGGGTACAGTGGTTGGGCCTGATGGGCAATTAAAGGTATGCCAGTGGGGAACTGTGGGATTTACGGAGGTAATTGATCTTTTGAACACATATGCCGATGATTGTGGATACCCTACGGTGTGTGGCAACTATGGGGTCTGTACGAAGAGGCAACGTGGTTGTATTGAAGCAACAAATGCCCACGAGAGCCAAATAAATTTTTGACAACCAGAACTTGGATGTTCTCTGCTCACTCCAATTTCTAGTGATCACGTCCACGATCATAGCCTTTTGGAGCTAAAGAATGCATCATACTTTGCATTTCAAACTAGTTTTGCAGTTAAAAGTGGCTTGGACAAAATGCACACCATCATGGAGGAGTGCAAAAGTAGGTGTCTAAGTAACTGTTCATGCAAAGCAGCTGCGTTTTCCTATACAGATCCGTGGCTTAAACATTTAAGAAGCAACGGACGTTGCTTATTGCTAAATGAAGTTTTTCCTATTATTACCAATGAGAATTTTGGCGGATCAACCTATAACACAACTCTTCTTGTTAAGGCACAAAATGCTTCTGTCAAAGCATCAAGGCGTAAAACAGTTATACTGGCCTCTACATTTGGGGCCTTTTTTCTGGGGTGATATGCGTTTAATCGGCTCTTGCCTGGTTTTTTGtaagcaaaaatttcagggtatCCGAAGAAATTGAGGGGGACTTTTTGAACAAGTTATCAGGAATGCCTGCAAGATATTCTCGTGAGAACTTGAAAGCAATGTCAGAAGATTTTAGCAAAAAACTTGGGGAAGTTGGATTTGGTTCTGTTTATGAAGGGGCACTAAGTAATGGCCCGAAGATAACAGTCAAGTGTCTTGATGGTTTGTCTTGATAGCAGTCAAGCACTCGTTTATCAAAGGGCACTATTAGACCGTACactttctttcttcattttcccCAATTCTTCTATGTCTGCATAGCATGTTAAGGGAATGGTGAGAATATGACCAAGCTGGTACAAACTTGTGGTGCTAGATTTTGCTGCTGAGTCCACGAACTTGAACTTAATTTCAGAAGGCTGATCATAATTCGATAACTCTTGGGCaatatttaacaaattttgttgaGCCACTCACTCTATTATTAATCATCTAAGTGTACATCAAATGTCGTTGTATGCTGCTGCCACTGGAATACTAAAATAATGCTAGTTACTGGTAGTCGTCTAAGTTACTCACCATTAGCGACAATTTTGATCCTTTAACATCTTTTCGGATtccattaaaataataattataaattctATGTAAGTTTTTTAATTAAAATGGTAAGTTTGTTCACTAAATTTGTAGTAACTTTAATCATTCATCAAATTTACCaatttatttgtaaaaattaTCATTTTTAACAAAAGCGTACTGTTATTTGAATTAAACTTACAAATTATAATTGTTGTAGCTTTCGTAAGTAAAATGGTAAGTTTGCGAAATAAAGTAGTAAGTTTGGACAATTCATtaatttaccattttatttgtaaaacttaccatttttttaacaaaaactcACCATTATTTGAGTTAAACTTACTAATTATAATTGTTGTAACTTTCTTAAGTAAAATGGTAAGTTTGTGAAATAAAGCAGTAAGTTTGAACAATTCAccaatttaccattttatttgtaaaacttaccatttttcaacaaaaacttACCATTATTTGAATTCAACTTACTAATTATAATTATTGTAACTTTCTTAAGTAAAATGGTAAATTTATGAAATAAAGTAGTAAATTTGGACAATTCAccaatttaccattttatttgtaaaacttatcatttttcaacaaaaacttactattatttgaattaatgacaggtgccgaacctgtacaataataaatacctactcgaaaaaaatacagattttgtatatagcggtgagtagggtcgaatccacagggactggggataattcgtttcttctagagttcaaagtatggggggttttggattaaatgctaactaaataaattaactgcagaaaataattgattaagagaaataattaagggaaaactctagccaagggtacacttcagaaatggttcagacactgatcattgattcacagataattccacatttattaatagattagttatagttgtcatgca
It includes:
- the LOC113738855 gene encoding kunitz trypsin inhibitor 5-like, which translates into the protein MKISLLFLISFLPFFISTVSSFASAAEPEPVLDVAGNVLRTDLYYYILPANVRGRFRGGGLTLSSIGNDTCPVGVFQELSAQRNGIPVTFSPVKPRNGVVRISTDLNIEFAYPETCGESPVWRVDNYVDPSADSFVSIGGVVGNPGPATLGSWFKIQKFGYDYKLVYCPTVCSYCDVICKDVGILYQNGERRLFLIDYPLRVVFKQA
- the LOC113739499 gene encoding kunitz trypsin inhibitor 5-like, with product MMKASLLFILSFLVFSISVSTNSSFTSAAEAPEPVRDVAGKMLRTDRHYYILPAANVFDKFRGGGLTLSGIGKNTCPAAVFQETSEQKNGIPLAFLPVNPKKGVVRVSTDLNIKFAYPETCGQSPVWSIDNYVYPSGDSFVNIGGVVGNPGPKTLSSWFKIEKFGYQDYKLVYCPAVCSYCRVICKDVGIEYQNGKRRLHLTTDYPLRVVFKKA